The Bacillota bacterium genomic sequence TTCCAGCGGCGTCAGAGTCAGGCCCTTGTGGACAATACTCACCGCCAGCACTCCCCCCGGGCAATAGTCCCGATACCGCGAGTCGGATCCCTGGCGGTAGTCAGTATATGCCCACCGGGCAACTGGGGACATAAAGCATAGCATTGCGCCCCGGTTACAGTGGCGGGGGCACTCCGCATACCTTATAACCGGGAGGGCCACGGACAACCGCCATGCGGACACTGATTCATGTTTCCATAATTCACGCCGAGGTTGACCTTGGTTCCGCCGCATCCCGGGCGCGCTCCCGGTACGGCAAAGAAACCTGGGCGCGCCATCAGCAGGAAATCCGCGCATACTGGCACCAAATATCCCGGGAACTGGATCTCCTCGGGCTGGACTGGAGCCGGGTGAAGGTTTACCACGACAGCTTGCCTGCGGGAGGCAGCGATGGCCTGAGAGTGGTGCGCAGCCTGGCAGCACGAGGTAGCCCCAACTACAAGCTGGTGCAGGAACTAGTAAAAAGAGGGGCCACCCTGATTGCCACCGAGGATCTGCGCCTGCTGCTGCGGGAATACGAACTGGTAAGCAGCGGCAGAACTTGCCCCAGGGAAGAGTTTGATCAGTTGCTCTTGGCCCGCGATCGTCACATGGCTACCCGAATCGCGGAAACTCTGATGGAAGGGGAGACGGGCGTCCTCTTCGTGGGGGCTGCGCATCAGGTCACCAGATTCCTGCCGGGAGACATCCGCGTTGTCTTCGTGCCCTCCCGTTACGCAGGGCAGCAGGCGTGACTTTTGGGACGGGTCCCCCGTGGTCACAGCCTGGCAGATGAAACCAGAATGTGGCCAGGCATGGGGATGGGGCCGGGCAAGAGATCACCCGGGTAAGCAGAAACTTCCTCGGAGCCCAGAGGACCCCCCAGCAGCCGCACCCAGGCGTTGTCGCGGGCGAACTGGAGGGTTTCATAGTAAGGACTCCATTCGCGGTACTCCGCAGGGTACGTGGGGACGAATACCGTCAGGTACCGGTGCCGGTCGTTTGGCTCAGGTTCGCACCCTGTGATGATCACCTCGGCGGCTGCCTCTTGCAGCCGGCGCAACGCACCAAAACAAGGATGCGACCGGTCGCCATGGCGCAGGAGGGCATGCAGGCTGCTCAGAGCCCGTCCTGCTGCAGGCGTTCCCTGAGCCAGAAGGCACTGCGCCAGGCCGTGGGCTGCCGCTTTGATCAGCCCGAAGAAATTGCCGTCCAACTTTATGGCGACAGGGGGATACTCGCAGGCGGAGCCTATGCACCTGATCAGGGTGCTCACTGCCGCGCTACCCCGGGCGGTCCGTCCCTCCCCCAGCCTCTCTTCGGGGACAGGGCCCGGGCCATAGTTACACCCACCCGCTGCCCCGCTCCCCTGGCGCTGGCCGAGCGACTCCAGGATCTTACGGTAGGGCCAGCCCTCAAGGGAGGAGATCTCAGCCGGAACCACCAGGTGTCGAGCAGCCGGCGGATCGGACGCAGCCAGTTCGTACGCGACCTCAAGGGAATTCATGTAACACGCATCCAGAACCAGCACGTCAATCGCCTTTCCGGCATGGGCCTGAGCCAGAGAAAGGGCGCGGGCAAGCCCATTGACACCCATGACCCAGACGGCGCCGTTCGCAAAATCAGTGAGCGCACCGAGGATGCCCACACCGTGGCCAGACAGGATGACCATCCGGTACGGGGACGACGCCCTTTCAAGACCCCACCTTACAAAGTCGTACAGCGTGTGGGGATCAGCCATGTTCACGTCCGGCCGCTCAGCCACCAGGGTCCAGCGGCCGCTTGTGGCGACTGCCCTCCCCTTTCGCACCACCCCCACCGTGGCCCGAAGAAGGTACCGTCTTGCCCCCGTCCACTTACCACCGAAGGCCGAATTTGCAGGCCTGCCGCCCGGGTCCCGGGCCAGCCCTTGCGGGGCCCGCGCTAACTGCACCACGACATCCAACCCCTCTGCCCTTGCCCGTTCCAGATCCAACAGCGATCGACTCACTGCTGGTTCCAGTCCGCCCGCACCCGCCAGGTAGATCAGCACGGTCCACAGGGTATGCCTGTGTTGGGCGCCGCGGCAGGGTTCGCGCATTCCGTCTTCACCTGACCCGGACCAGCATCTTCTTCATCAGTGTATGGGCGGGGGACATGATCGTTCCTTGCCGGGTCATGCAGCCAAACTTCCGGAAAAGGCCGGTGACATAATCTCGTGGTCCGGCATAAGAATGTGTGCGGGGAATAGCAAGGCCAGAGCAGCTTCGAGCACTGGGCCAGCATGCTCCCCTGCCGGCGCCAGACGACCGTCACCAGGTGTGCGACGCTCTGAAAAGGGGATAACGATGGCTGAAAAAGAAATGACCAGAGCAGGTCCCTCCGCAGGCGGAGCGACAGAAGAACAGGTCCTCGCCCGAATGCGGACGGCTGCGACTCTAATCGGACCGCAGCAGCCACTCACTCAAAGCTTTCTCGTCACTCTCAACGGAGACTATGTGGCAGCCGGCGTGGGCATGCGCAATCTGGGCTCGGGGCAAATCGCCATCGACCTTCCCC encodes the following:
- a CDS encoding clostripain-related cysteine peptidase, whose translation is MREPCRGAQHRHTLWTVLIYLAGAGGLEPAVSRSLLDLERARAEGLDVVVQLARAPQGLARDPGGRPANSAFGGKWTGARRYLLRATVGVVRKGRAVATSGRWTLVAERPDVNMADPHTLYDFVRWGLERASSPYRMVILSGHGVGILGALTDFANGAVWVMGVNGLARALSLAQAHAGKAIDVLVLDACYMNSLEVAYELAASDPPAARHLVVPAEISSLEGWPYRKILESLGQRQGSGAAGGCNYGPGPVPEERLGEGRTARGSAAVSTLIRCIGSACEYPPVAIKLDGNFFGLIKAAAHGLAQCLLAQGTPAAGRALSSLHALLRHGDRSHPCFGALRRLQEAAAEVIITGCEPEPNDRHRYLTVFVPTYPAEYREWSPYYETLQFARDNAWVRLLGGPLGSEEVSAYPGDLLPGPIPMPGHILVSSARL